A genomic segment from Pediococcus acidilactici encodes:
- a CDS encoding MFS transporter produces the protein MAPLEKSKRLSTNMRYVILAFVFINIVINYMDRTNVSIAMPELSKEIGLSTVQQGLIFSAFGWIYAAMQIPGGILLDKFGSRIMYFISLFGWSLVTVFQAFISGFGQLMGLRLGVGFFEAPVMPANNRAISYWFPEDERGTAIGIYSSAQFLGLAFSTPILYGIHNSIGWRGLFVVTGVVGILWSIVWYIFYSDPDKSRFVGQDELKYIKAGGAITDDDLKNVDKHKVKLNSQNIKQLFSRRLIGIYIGQFAISGTFWFFLTWFPTYLTKAKHVNFLQSGFLSSIPYLAAFCGVILAGFISDQLIKKGRSASLARKAPVITGLLLTLLILGANFVSSPALIILFMSIAFFGNGLATITWVFVTALAPKHLIGLAGGIFNGCGALSSIVIPIVIGILVSNGNFSSALVFIAAIALLGALSYIFVVGKIELKD, from the coding sequence TCGTACAAATGTTTCGATTGCGATGCCGGAATTATCTAAAGAAATAGGACTGTCAACTGTCCAACAAGGCCTTATCTTTTCGGCATTTGGTTGGATTTATGCTGCGATGCAAATTCCTGGAGGAATCTTGCTAGATAAGTTTGGCTCCCGAATAATGTACTTCATTAGTTTATTTGGTTGGTCATTGGTCACGGTATTTCAAGCATTCATTAGTGGGTTTGGGCAATTAATGGGATTACGACTAGGAGTAGGATTTTTTGAAGCACCGGTAATGCCAGCTAATAACCGGGCAATTTCTTATTGGTTTCCCGAAGACGAACGGGGTACGGCAATCGGAATTTATTCGTCCGCCCAATTCTTAGGATTAGCATTTTCAACTCCAATTTTATACGGAATTCATAATTCAATTGGTTGGCGAGGGCTTTTCGTCGTAACTGGAGTAGTTGGAATCCTCTGGTCAATTGTTTGGTATATATTTTATTCTGACCCAGATAAAAGCCGATTTGTCGGCCAAGACGAATTAAAATATATAAAAGCTGGGGGTGCGATTACTGATGATGATTTGAAGAATGTTGATAAGCACAAAGTTAAACTCAATTCGCAAAACATCAAACAGCTATTTTCACGAAGATTGATTGGAATTTATATTGGACAATTTGCAATTTCGGGGACGTTTTGGTTTTTCCTAACATGGTTTCCAACCTATTTAACAAAAGCAAAGCACGTTAATTTTTTGCAGTCCGGTTTTTTGTCTTCGATTCCATATTTAGCAGCTTTTTGTGGGGTAATATTGGCAGGATTTATTTCTGATCAGTTAATTAAAAAGGGGCGTTCAGCTAGTTTGGCCCGGAAAGCTCCCGTAATTACAGGGCTATTGTTAACGCTTCTAATTTTAGGGGCAAACTTTGTTTCTAGTCCAGCTTTGATTATCTTATTTATGTCGATTGCCTTTTTTGGAAATGGCTTGGCGACCATTACGTGGGTATTTGTTACTGCGTTAGCTCCTAAACACCTAATTGGATTGGCAGGTGGAATATTTAACGGATGTGGAGCTTTATCTTCAATAGTGATTCCAATTGTAATTGGTATTCTAGTTTCTAATGGTAATTTTTCTTCAGCATTGGTATTCATAGCAGCAATTGCTTTGTTGGGCGCACTTTCTTACATTTTTGTCGTCGGTAAAATCGAATTAAAGGATTAA
- a CDS encoding GntR family transcriptional regulator has translation MFRYREVYSDIKRDILTNHYRAGHALPTQDELANKYDISRITLKKSIHLLEEEGLVFSKQGSGTFVRQRMNNQSGELLPLDLPVGVTYSHRDQKITSKILHFDARLPSKEEQKNLQIKGNEPVYEIKRLRLINGEKYSFEHTLMPVSIAPLDEKIIQESIYDYLGSKAKLQLTDAQRIVYAEAADEEAASILGVKVASPLFVIKQTAYDQRGRAFEYSISKFIGDQSQFVLDVHLNK, from the coding sequence ATGTTCAGATATCGTGAGGTCTATTCCGACATTAAACGGGACATCTTAACTAATCATTATCGTGCTGGCCATGCTTTACCTACTCAAGACGAATTAGCTAACAAATATGACATTTCCCGAATCACCTTAAAAAAATCTATCCATTTGCTTGAAGAAGAAGGATTAGTATTTAGCAAGCAAGGATCCGGCACCTTTGTCCGCCAAAGGATGAACAATCAGTCTGGTGAATTGTTGCCCCTTGACTTACCCGTAGGTGTAACCTATTCTCATCGTGATCAAAAAATAACTAGTAAAATTTTGCATTTTGACGCCCGTTTACCGTCTAAAGAGGAGCAAAAAAATTTACAAATAAAGGGCAATGAACCTGTTTATGAAATTAAACGTCTTCGATTAATTAATGGAGAAAAATACAGTTTTGAGCACACCCTCATGCCAGTTAGCATCGCTCCATTAGACGAAAAAATCATTCAAGAATCCATTTATGACTACTTAGGCAGCAAAGCAAAATTACAGTTAACGGATGCTCAAAGAATTGTCTATGCTGAAGCTGCTGATGAAGAAGCTGCTAGTATTCTTGGCGTTAAAGTTGCTAGCCCTCTTTTTGTAATCAAACAAACCGCCTATGACCAACGTGGCCGGGCTTTTGAATATTCAATTTCTAAATTTATTGGTGATCAAAGTCAGTTTGTTTTGGATGTCCATTTAAATAAATAA
- a CDS encoding PTS transporter subunit EIIC, which translates to MKFKLESIQEPLLKVSSWVERNTILQAIKNAFVRTIPFTVVGSFSNLIKMQIDALIKAKHLDNVILTNISNLFGYLGTATLGIVALIVVFSSAYSYAVELKRDSRNGNLNPIIATLLALAAYFVMVPNNINFLDTKAKVIEGFSTPFFSYEGMFTGLIVGMISVALFAKFARSKFTIKMPGNVPQNVFDSFLSLIPISEVLLVFGVLRIVIQSLGYVSLVQMISEVLIKPLLTVGTGLPAIIIVILLEQILWFLGLHGFNIVWGVVSAFWLPLFLQNVAEFAKTQSFAGISIAPNTMTNVYAMIGGSGATFGLIIAMLIFTRKGGKEREVAKLALIPGCFGINEPVIFGLPIVLNPLMFIPWILVPIINAVIAYVVTAIGWVVPLVVLNSGNEPIFISTWVLGAFHFSPVVLTFVLVVLDVFLYAPFVIINQRHERAVADQELAV; encoded by the coding sequence ATGAAATTCAAACTTGAGTCAATTCAAGAACCATTACTAAAAGTTTCTTCATGGGTAGAGCGGAATACCATCTTACAAGCAATTAAAAATGCGTTTGTTCGAACAATTCCGTTTACCGTTGTCGGATCATTTTCAAACTTAATTAAAATGCAGATTGACGCGTTAATCAAGGCTAAGCACCTAGATAACGTTATTTTGACCAATATAAGCAATCTTTTCGGGTACCTAGGTACGGCAACCTTAGGAATTGTCGCTTTAATTGTGGTATTTTCATCGGCTTATTCCTATGCGGTGGAATTAAAACGAGATTCGCGTAATGGCAATTTAAATCCAATTATTGCTACTTTGCTAGCTTTAGCAGCATATTTTGTTATGGTACCAAATAACATTAATTTTCTAGATACTAAGGCAAAGGTGATCGAGGGCTTTTCAACACCATTCTTTAGTTACGAAGGGATGTTTACGGGTCTAATTGTCGGTATGATTTCGGTAGCTTTGTTTGCAAAGTTTGCTCGGAGCAAATTCACCATTAAAATGCCTGGCAACGTTCCTCAAAACGTTTTTGACTCCTTTCTTTCATTAATCCCTATTTCAGAAGTTTTGTTAGTATTTGGCGTTTTACGGATTGTAATTCAATCTTTAGGTTACGTTTCTTTAGTCCAAATGATTTCCGAAGTTTTGATTAAACCATTATTAACCGTCGGAACCGGATTACCAGCAATTATTATCGTAATTTTATTGGAACAAATCTTATGGTTCTTAGGTTTGCATGGTTTCAATATTGTATGGGGTGTGGTTTCAGCGTTTTGGTTGCCACTTTTCTTACAAAACGTCGCTGAATTTGCTAAAACTCAAAGTTTTGCAGGCATCTCCATTGCACCAAATACAATGACTAACGTTTACGCAATGATAGGTGGATCAGGGGCAACCTTTGGTTTAATTATTGCGATGTTAATTTTCACTCGTAAAGGTGGAAAAGAACGGGAGGTTGCAAAATTAGCCTTAATTCCTGGCTGCTTTGGAATTAACGAACCGGTTATTTTTGGTTTGCCGATTGTCTTGAACCCGTTGATGTTCATTCCGTGGATTCTAGTTCCAATTATTAATGCAGTAATTGCGTACGTAGTTACGGCAATTGGTTGGGTAGTACCTTTAGTAGTGTTAAATTCAGGAAACGAACCAATTTTTATTAGTACTTGGGTCCTAGGTGCCTTTCATTTTAGTCCCGTAGTATTAACGTTTGTGCTAGTCGTTTTGGACGTGTTCTTGTACGCGCCATTTGTAATTATTAACCAACGACATGAACGTGCGGTGGCTGATCAAGAATTAGCGGTTTAA
- a CDS encoding alpha-mannosidase: MKKVYVVAHTHWDFEWYFSRQEARVQFIFHMDDVFKALAENKLEYYMLDGQMAIVDDYLKTCPEKRATLEKYVKAGRLFVGPWYTQIDEMVTSGESAVRNLRLGLKASRKLGKSTKVGYLPDSFGQSKDMPKIYNGFGIKDAVFWRGLPADQKVRYFYWTSEDGSKVLTANIKNGYYAGVDLVEKDNFKELMQNISTDTNVEDLVLPIGGDQRAVDFNLKKRLKLANRELAGEYEIIESNYPEYFKALEQNGVLPELSGEFIDPSVSKIHRGIYSSRYDLKQIYDELEQLMIYQVEPLSAISRQQGMEVKQGLIDEVWQIIAKGQAHDSSGGSNSDKTNRDIYNRAVGAQQLARSLKDYLLRKLSISVTNKDDLFLWNPLPMSVDEVRELEVTTTTPSFEIISQDGKIDFDLIEQKQCNAATLRRNPAEMDNEYYYVSRIAMRVQIKATDWTSFRIKEGTAGKEILASSVTNEIQNEKYQIEFENGQLNITDKLNHCTYTNALSFEDGGDEGDTYDYSPAYKDWIINLGFANATITTKAGKKTQIMLLEGTWHVPYDLQERAAKKSNGAITYRIKLQLDQGGDLIKFKMNVNNQVLDHRLRLVMNTGVKAQNTFADTQFGVAQRPVIDPKMDNWQAIGYREEPTALRPMLHFANVHDREKSFSFITAGMREFQAIGDQFDKLAVTLFRGVGFLGRPDLKRRPGDASGLVMKSVATPDSQLMGEQSFQGAIVITHDWNPRQLQSMHLQLSQSGLYYQRQVINRFTTPLQYFAVNELANEVKHRPIVKINNLKVTLSSFQTSVDQTGYELRLYNPTQQAVANPGVLQFTQNVNVSLMDLKGEVQQAVANAVKNYSLPKFKPGEIRTIGLFPIGEINGGD, encoded by the coding sequence TTGAAAAAAGTTTACGTGGTTGCACATACGCATTGGGATTTTGAATGGTATTTTTCACGTCAGGAGGCTCGGGTACAATTTATCTTTCACATGGACGATGTTTTCAAGGCGTTAGCTGAAAATAAGCTGGAGTATTACATGCTAGATGGACAGATGGCCATTGTAGATGATTATTTAAAAACCTGTCCTGAAAAAAGAGCTACGCTTGAAAAGTACGTAAAAGCTGGACGATTGTTTGTGGGACCGTGGTACACCCAAATTGATGAAATGGTAACTTCGGGTGAGTCGGCAGTTAGAAACTTACGGTTAGGCTTGAAGGCTAGTAGAAAATTAGGTAAATCTACTAAGGTAGGATACCTTCCGGATTCATTTGGTCAGAGTAAAGATATGCCGAAAATATATAATGGTTTTGGCATTAAAGATGCCGTGTTTTGGCGGGGACTTCCAGCGGACCAAAAAGTTAGATATTTTTACTGGACGAGTGAAGATGGTTCAAAAGTGCTGACGGCTAATATCAAAAATGGGTACTATGCGGGCGTAGACTTAGTTGAAAAAGATAACTTTAAGGAGTTAATGCAAAACATTTCTACAGATACCAACGTAGAAGATTTGGTCTTACCAATTGGGGGAGACCAACGAGCGGTAGATTTTAACTTGAAGAAACGCTTAAAGTTGGCCAATCGAGAATTAGCTGGAGAATATGAAATCATTGAAAGCAACTATCCGGAATACTTTAAAGCCTTAGAACAAAATGGGGTGCTTCCTGAGCTTAGCGGTGAGTTTATTGATCCTTCAGTTTCAAAAATTCATCGAGGAATTTATTCCTCTCGTTATGATCTCAAACAAATCTACGATGAGCTAGAGCAATTGATGATTTACCAGGTAGAACCACTTTCAGCAATTTCCCGCCAACAGGGTATGGAAGTTAAGCAAGGATTAATTGATGAGGTTTGGCAAATAATTGCTAAAGGGCAAGCACATGATAGTTCGGGAGGAAGTAATAGTGATAAAACTAACCGAGATATTTATAATCGTGCCGTAGGAGCCCAACAACTTGCACGTTCTTTAAAAGACTATTTGTTACGAAAATTAAGTATTTCAGTCACGAACAAGGACGACTTATTCTTATGGAACCCGTTGCCAATGTCAGTAGACGAAGTCCGGGAGTTAGAGGTCACCACTACGACCCCCTCTTTTGAAATTATATCTCAAGATGGCAAAATAGATTTTGATTTAATTGAACAAAAGCAATGCAACGCTGCTACCTTACGGCGAAATCCAGCAGAGATGGATAACGAATATTATTACGTGAGTCGGATAGCTATGAGAGTGCAAATTAAGGCTACCGACTGGACTAGTTTTAGAATTAAGGAAGGCACCGCTGGTAAGGAAATTTTAGCTAGTTCGGTTACTAATGAAATTCAAAATGAAAAATACCAGATAGAATTTGAAAATGGGCAGTTAAACATAACTGACAAACTAAATCATTGTACCTATACAAACGCATTAAGTTTTGAAGACGGCGGCGACGAAGGAGATACGTACGATTATTCGCCTGCATACAAAGATTGGATTATCAACTTAGGATTTGCAAATGCAACAATTACTACCAAAGCAGGAAAGAAAACGCAAATAATGCTTTTGGAGGGCACGTGGCACGTTCCTTATGATTTGCAAGAACGAGCCGCAAAAAAAAGTAACGGAGCTATTACTTACCGAATAAAGTTGCAGCTAGATCAAGGTGGGGATTTAATAAAGTTTAAGATGAATGTTAATAACCAAGTACTTGATCACCGGCTTCGTTTGGTGATGAACACGGGGGTAAAAGCCCAAAATACTTTTGCAGACACCCAATTTGGCGTTGCCCAACGTCCAGTAATTGACCCTAAAATGGATAATTGGCAAGCAATTGGATACCGGGAAGAACCTACGGCATTAAGACCGATGCTTCACTTTGCTAATGTTCACGATAGAGAAAAAAGTTTTTCGTTCATTACTGCTGGTATGCGAGAATTCCAAGCAATTGGTGACCAATTCGATAAATTAGCAGTTACGCTTTTTCGTGGTGTAGGTTTCTTAGGCCGACCAGACTTAAAACGGCGCCCTGGAGATGCTTCTGGTTTAGTGATGAAATCAGTAGCCACCCCCGATAGCCAGTTAATGGGCGAGCAAAGTTTCCAAGGTGCAATTGTAATTACTCACGATTGGAATCCGCGACAATTGCAAAGTATGCATCTGCAACTATCGCAATCTGGTTTGTATTACCAGCGCCAAGTAATTAACCGATTTACTACTCCATTGCAATACTTTGCGGTTAATGAACTTGCTAATGAGGTTAAACATCGGCCAATCGTCAAGATCAATAATTTAAAAGTTACCTTGAGCAGTTTTCAAACTTCGGTAGATCAGACAGGTTATGAATTACGATTATATAATCCTACGCAACAAGCCGTGGCTAACCCAGGGGTTCTGCAATTTACGCAGAACGTTAACGTATCTTTAATGGACCTAAAAGGTGAGGTCCAACAAGCAGTAGCAAACGCGGTGAAAAACTATTCGTTACCGAAGTTTAAACCAGGGGAAATTCGGACTATTGGACTGTTTCCTATTGGAGAAATAAATGGTGGTGATTGA
- a CDS encoding glycoside hydrolase family 125 protein, translated as MEEHMFIDQTKLIKQVRNYAEKISLTNAKTTAMFKNAIIDTISNTVEVQGDRVFIATGDIPAMWLRDSTFQVLPYLSISEDIPNLKGLIHGVINQQLDYVNHDPYANAFNKTASGAHFNPDHSNVRISDLVWERKFEIDSLCAPLLLAVRLYEDTGYAQHFTDYFWQTVDLIVDTFIKEQHHEHSEYFFERDVGPASDTLSNSGRGTKIGYTGMVWSGFRPSDDACKYGYFVPGNMMIVTVIEHLLKIMKKQRIDDEVLSTKMNRLANEVRNGIERYGVVELPDGARMFAYEVDGLGNYNLMDDANVPSLLAIPFIGYTDERDAVYVNTRKFILSSNNPYYYQGTILSGIGSPHTPQNYVWPIALAMEGLTTSDLNLITAKLNVISQTDANTNQCHEGIDVNNPDKYTREWFSWANMTFCQLAFHYLKLKGELV; from the coding sequence ATGGAAGAGCACATGTTCATTGACCAAACAAAATTAATTAAACAAGTTAGAAATTACGCTGAAAAAATTAGTTTAACCAACGCTAAAACTACGGCAATGTTTAAAAATGCAATTATTGACACAATTTCTAACACTGTCGAAGTGCAAGGTGACCGCGTTTTTATTGCGACGGGTGATATTCCGGCAATGTGGTTAAGGGACTCCACTTTTCAAGTGTTGCCTTATTTAAGCATTAGTGAAGACATCCCGAATTTAAAGGGCTTAATTCACGGCGTGATTAATCAACAACTAGATTATGTGAATCATGATCCTTACGCGAATGCGTTTAACAAAACCGCCTCGGGAGCACATTTTAATCCTGATCATTCTAATGTCAGAATTTCTGATTTGGTTTGGGAACGTAAATTTGAAATTGATTCACTATGTGCGCCACTACTACTAGCAGTTCGATTATATGAAGATACGGGATATGCGCAACATTTTACAGACTATTTTTGGCAAACCGTAGATTTAATCGTCGATACCTTTATTAAAGAGCAGCACCATGAACATTCTGAGTATTTCTTTGAAAGAGACGTTGGCCCAGCTTCAGACACGTTAAGCAATTCAGGTAGAGGGACTAAAATTGGTTATACGGGGATGGTCTGGTCTGGTTTCCGACCAAGCGATGATGCATGTAAATACGGGTATTTCGTGCCAGGAAACATGATGATTGTGACTGTGATTGAACACCTGTTAAAAATCATGAAGAAGCAACGAATAGATGATGAAGTTTTATCGACTAAAATGAATCGTTTAGCTAACGAAGTTAGAAATGGGATTGAACGTTACGGAGTTGTCGAACTACCGGACGGGGCTCGGATGTTTGCTTATGAAGTTGACGGATTGGGTAACTATAATTTAATGGATGATGCCAACGTCCCTAGCTTGCTAGCAATCCCCTTTATTGGTTATACAGATGAGCGGGATGCTGTGTACGTTAATACGCGAAAGTTTATTTTGTCTTCTAATAATCCCTATTATTATCAAGGGACGATTTTGTCGGGAATTGGTAGTCCGCATACTCCCCAAAATTACGTATGGCCAATCGCATTAGCAATGGAGGGGTTAACGACTAGTGATTTAAACTTGATTACTGCTAAGCTGAACGTGATTAGTCAAACGGATGCGAATACCAACCAGTGCCACGAAGGAATTGACGTAAACAATCCTGATAAATACACTCGGGAATGGTTTTCATGGGCAAACATGACTTTTTGTCAGTTGGCGTTCCACTACTTGAAGTTAAAAGGGGAGCTGGTTTAG
- a CDS encoding PTS sugar transporter subunit IIA, whose product MLNELLTKDTIQYRDIDHLNWQEAIKVAAMPLIKNSSILPRYVESMIKISLKEGPYFNIGPEVVLAHARPTDGSNGIALALLKTKKDVCLINDQHPAKLWFVLAANDNQSHLMVIKELMQLLTDKKRVDLLLNAENKQSIEKIIVEGVGK is encoded by the coding sequence GTGTTAAATGAATTGTTGACCAAAGATACGATTCAGTACCGAGATATTGACCACCTTAATTGGCAAGAGGCGATTAAGGTTGCAGCAATGCCACTAATTAAGAACAGCAGTATTTTACCTCGGTACGTTGAATCTATGATTAAGATTTCTTTGAAAGAAGGACCGTACTTTAACATTGGACCAGAAGTCGTCTTGGCTCATGCTAGACCGACTGATGGTTCTAATGGGATTGCATTGGCACTCTTAAAAACTAAAAAGGACGTTTGTTTAATTAATGATCAACATCCTGCAAAGTTATGGTTTGTTTTAGCTGCAAATGATAACCAAAGTCATTTGATGGTAATTAAGGAGCTGATGCAATTATTAACAGATAAAAAGCGGGTTGATTTATTACTCAACGCTGAAAATAAACAAAGTATTGAAAAAATTATTGTCGAAGGAGTAGGAAAATGA
- a CDS encoding PTS sugar transporter subunit IIB, with translation MKILAVCQSGLGSSFMVQMNIQQILSDEKVDEEIQVDHADVGSVTADAADYFFVETTLKSALGSLPEDKIILLDSLIDQDEIRKKVNEILDKNNIQHG, from the coding sequence ATGAAGATTTTAGCAGTTTGTCAAAGCGGATTAGGAAGTAGCTTTATGGTGCAAATGAATATCCAACAGATATTAAGCGACGAGAAGGTAGATGAAGAAATTCAAGTTGATCATGCAGATGTGGGAAGTGTGACTGCAGACGCAGCTGATTACTTTTTTGTCGAAACTACTTTGAAAAGTGCGCTAGGTAGCCTTCCAGAAGATAAGATTATTCTTTTAGATAGCCTGATTGATCAAGATGAAATTAGGAAAAAGGTTAATGAAATACTAGATAAAAATAATATCCAACATGGTTAA
- a CDS encoding PTS ascorbate transporter subunit IIC: MKAILNLFVAIATQPAILVALIAMTGLLLQKKKATEVVQGTIKTFAGFLVLIGGSGILSNSLAPFASMFQSALHVQGVVPSNEAVVAIALVKYGSTTALIMLVGMIINILLARFTRFKYIFLTGQAMLYVSCLTAVILISANLGNGWQTVILGGIFEGTLLTITPALCQPFMRKITGGDTVAMGHTGNIGYATAGLVGKIFGNKEKSTEDLNIPKGLSFLRDSTVSITLLMGIVYIALAIVAGPHFVETKLSGGTNYIIYALVQAGTFAAGFVVVLQGVRMILAEIVPAFQGIAKSLVPNSKPALDVPIIFPYAPNAVLIGFFVSFIVGTLSMFVMIAMKTTVIIPGVVGHFFCGAAAAIYGNSEGGRRGAILGATVNGLIISWLPLLILPVLGSLKLAASTFADTDYLVPGILLGKLGSLGTMAVVTGIILFFLIVLVTSVILNQRDKTSD, encoded by the coding sequence ATGAAAGCGATTCTAAATCTATTTGTAGCGATTGCAACGCAACCAGCAATTTTAGTCGCATTAATTGCGATGACAGGACTATTGCTACAAAAGAAAAAAGCAACTGAAGTAGTTCAAGGAACTATCAAAACTTTTGCTGGATTTTTGGTCTTAATTGGTGGTTCAGGAATCTTAAGTAATTCGTTGGCGCCGTTTGCAAGTATGTTTCAATCGGCCCTTCACGTACAAGGGGTGGTGCCAAGTAATGAAGCAGTTGTAGCGATTGCGTTAGTTAAGTATGGATCAACAACGGCGCTCATTATGTTAGTAGGAATGATTATAAATATTCTCTTAGCACGGTTCACCCGGTTTAAGTACATTTTTTTAACTGGACAAGCAATGCTTTATGTTTCTTGTTTAACTGCGGTAATTTTAATTTCAGCTAATTTAGGAAATGGCTGGCAAACGGTTATCTTAGGTGGCATTTTTGAAGGGACTTTATTAACGATTACCCCGGCACTTTGCCAACCCTTTATGAGAAAAATCACCGGTGGTGACACAGTTGCAATGGGGCACACCGGAAATATTGGATACGCAACTGCAGGATTGGTCGGCAAAATTTTTGGCAATAAAGAAAAGAGTACAGAAGACTTAAATATTCCTAAAGGACTAAGTTTTTTAAGAGATTCAACAGTTTCAATTACTTTATTGATGGGAATCGTGTACATTGCTTTAGCTATCGTAGCAGGACCACACTTTGTAGAAACTAAGCTAAGTGGCGGGACTAATTACATTATTTATGCATTAGTGCAAGCGGGAACTTTTGCAGCTGGATTTGTAGTGGTACTACAAGGGGTTCGAATGATTTTAGCTGAAATTGTTCCAGCCTTTCAAGGAATTGCCAAAAGCTTAGTGCCTAATTCTAAACCCGCGCTAGATGTTCCAATCATTTTTCCTTACGCACCAAATGCTGTATTAATTGGCTTTTTTGTAAGTTTTATTGTAGGTACCTTAAGCATGTTTGTGATGATTGCCATGAAAACTACGGTAATTATTCCAGGAGTGGTTGGCCATTTCTTTTGTGGAGCAGCAGCAGCAATTTACGGTAATTCAGAAGGTGGACGGCGAGGTGCAATTTTAGGTGCTACTGTAAACGGTTTAATTATTAGTTGGTTACCGTTATTGATTTTACCAGTACTGGGCTCTTTAAAATTGGCGGCATCTACTTTTGCAGACACAGATTATTTAGTACCCGGAATTCTATTAGGAAAACTAGGTAGCTTAGGAACGATGGCAGTAGTTACTGGTATTATTTTATTTTTCTTAATAGTACTAGTAACCAGCGTAATTTTAAATCAGCGAGATAAGACATCAGACTAA